In Streptomyces sp. NBC_01231, the sequence CCCAGCGAGGTGATCCTGCCGCTCGCGGGTTTCGCGGTCGGCAGCGGGCGGATGGGCCTGCTCGCCGTCCTGCTGTGGACGACGGCGGGTTCGGTGGTCGGCGCGCTGGCGCTGTACGGGGTCGGTGCGCTGCTCGGGCGTGACCGCACGGTCGCGATCGCGGCCCGGCTGCCGCTGGTGAAGGTCGCGGACATCGAGAAGACCGAGGCGTGGTTCCTGCGGCACGGCACCAAGGCGGTGTTCTTCGGCCGGATGATCCCGATCTTCCGCAGCCTGATCTCGGTGCCCGCGGGCGTCGAGCGCATGCCCCTGCCGGTGTTCCTCGGCCTGACCACGCTGGGCAGCGCGATCTGGAACACCGCGTTCGTGCTCGCCGGGTACGCCCTGGGCGACAACTGGGCGCAGGTCACGTCGGTCGTCTCCGCCTACTCGAAGATCGTCCTGGCCGTGGCCGTCGTGGCGGTCCTGGCGTTCGTCGGCGTACGTCTGCTGCGGCGACCGGGACCGGGCCGTCGCGGGCGTGGCGGCCGGGGACACGCGGCCTGACGGCCACCCCCTCCGTGGGCGCCCTCGAGAGCGCCCTCAGAGGGGCGACCCTCAGACCGTCCCCTGCCGCGCCACCCGCAGGAACTCCCGCAGGATCCGCTCCCCCGCGAGCACGCCCCGCTCGGGAAGGGCGGTGATCGCCGGCGCGGTCCAGTCGGCCTCCGCCAGTTCGCCGTGCCCCGGGCGCCAGCTCTGGTCCGCGGCGAGGAGGAGGTCCGCGTCGAGGAGCGAGTCACCGGCGGCCAGGGTGAGCGCGGCCCCGGTGCGGCGGGCGACCTCGCGCATGGCGGCGCTCTTCGTGAGCGGCTTCGGGACGGCGTAGATCTTGCGGCCCTGGAGGGAGACCGTCCAGCCCCGGTTCTCCGCCCAGACCGCGAGTTCCTTCACCCACTCCTCGGGCAGGAGCTCGCGCTCGACGACCAGGTAGGCGAAGAGGTCCTCGGCGATCCGGTGCTTGCGCACCCACAGTGGGTCGGCGGTCGCCATCAGATGCTCGCGCACCTCGTCCAGCGAGGCGCACTCCTCGGCCAGCCGCGCCGTCACCCGCGCGTGCCAGTCGGCGTCGGAGACGCCGTCCACCAGGATGTGCCCGCCGTTGGCGCAGATCGCGTACGTGGGCTGTGGCCCTGGCAGGTTGATGCGCTGGTACTGCTTGCGGGTGCGGGTCGTGGTCGGCACGAAGACCGAGGCGTCCCCGAGCTCCGAGAGCAGTGCGGCGGCCGTCTCCGTCATGAAGGACAGTGGCTTGGCCTCGTGCACCTCGACGCAGAGCAGCCGGGGCGCCCGCGCGTCCGGCATGGTCAGCGCGAGGGCCGCGGCGGAGTAGATGAGCGTGCGGTCGAGGTCACTCGCCACCAGCACCGGCATCAGACCGTCACCGCCCGGCCGTCGGCGCCGGTCGCGCCCCGCGTGTACTTCGGGTGGATCAACCCCACACACGTGTACGGGAGTTCGGCGACCTCTTCCACCGGGACACCTCTCTGTTCGGCGAGCAGGCGTACGTGGTCCAGGTCGGCCCCCGCTCCGGCTCGCGCAAGGA encodes:
- a CDS encoding DedA family protein; amino-acid sequence: MTAIAARTATDGGAAPQWVNDLMDTLGAPGAGIAIALENLFPPLPSEVILPLAGFAVGSGRMGLLAVLLWTTAGSVVGALALYGVGALLGRDRTVAIAARLPLVKVADIEKTEAWFLRHGTKAVFFGRMIPIFRSLISVPAGVERMPLPVFLGLTTLGSAIWNTAFVLAGYALGDNWAQVTSVVSAYSKIVLAVAVVAVLAFVGVRLLRRPGPGRRGRGGRGHAA
- a CDS encoding HAD family hydrolase; this encodes MPVLVASDLDRTLIYSAAALALTMPDARAPRLLCVEVHEAKPLSFMTETAAALLSELGDASVFVPTTTRTRKQYQRINLPGPQPTYAICANGGHILVDGVSDADWHARVTARLAEECASLDEVREHLMATADPLWVRKHRIAEDLFAYLVVERELLPEEWVKELAVWAENRGWTVSLQGRKIYAVPKPLTKSAAMREVARRTGAALTLAAGDSLLDADLLLAADQSWRPGHGELAEADWTAPAITALPERGVLAGERILREFLRVARQGTV